A DNA window from Caulobacter mirabilis contains the following coding sequences:
- the panC gene encoding pantoate--beta-alanine ligase has protein sequence MSASPLPVVRTVAALRAQVAAWKAAGERVALVPTMGALHDGHLSLIRLGNARADRTVASVFVNPTQFAPHEDFDSYPRGEGRDAELLASAGCALMFAPTVTEMYPDGFASAVSVTGGVAGPLEGQSRPHFFGGVATVVTKLLNQCQPHVAIFGEKDYQQLAVIRRFVKDLDMPVEIVGGPTDREADDLARSSRNAYLTPEERARASALPAAMKAAVEALRGGEAVEAVEAGAISALKSAGFAKVDYVETRDGESLERLGPGIVGTGARVFVAAWMGRTRLIDNWAV, from the coding sequence ATGAGCGCTTCGCCCCTGCCCGTCGTCCGCACCGTCGCCGCACTGCGCGCCCAGGTCGCCGCCTGGAAGGCCGCCGGGGAGCGCGTCGCGCTGGTCCCGACCATGGGCGCCCTGCACGACGGCCACCTGTCGCTGATCCGGCTGGGCAACGCCCGCGCCGACCGCACCGTGGCCTCGGTGTTCGTCAACCCGACCCAGTTCGCGCCGCACGAGGACTTCGACAGCTATCCGCGCGGCGAGGGCCGCGACGCCGAGCTGCTGGCCAGCGCCGGCTGCGCCCTGATGTTCGCCCCGACCGTTACGGAGATGTATCCGGACGGCTTCGCCTCGGCGGTCAGCGTGACCGGCGGCGTCGCCGGGCCGCTGGAGGGCCAGTCGCGGCCGCATTTCTTCGGCGGAGTGGCGACGGTGGTGACCAAGCTGCTGAACCAGTGCCAGCCGCACGTCGCCATCTTCGGCGAGAAGGACTACCAGCAGCTGGCCGTGATCCGCCGGTTCGTGAAGGACCTGGACATGCCCGTCGAGATCGTCGGCGGCCCGACCGATCGCGAGGCCGACGACCTGGCCCGCTCCTCCCGCAACGCCTACCTGACCCCCGAGGAGCGCGCCCGGGCCAGCGCCCTGCCCGCGGCGATGAAGGCCGCCGTCGAGGCCCTGCGCGGCGGAGAGGCCGTCGAGGCCGTCGAGGCCGGAGCGATCTCGGCGCTCAAGTCGGCCGGCTTCGCCAAGGTCGACTACGTCGAGACCCGCGACGGCGAGAGCCTGGAACGGCTGGGCCCGGGGATCGTCGGCACCGGCGCGCGGGTGTTCGTGGCCGCCTGGATGGGCCGGACGCGGCTGATCGACAACTGGGCGGTCTAG
- a CDS encoding division plane positioning ATPase MipZ, which produces MANAQPHVIVIGNEKGGAGKSTIAVHLTTGLLHGGARVAVIDLDLRQSSMARFFASRAAWIASQSEDVGLPQPLARHPSEDGVALAKASAEEQMAAFDAAFERARADAEFVIIDTPGGDTPLSRAAHARADLIVTPMNDSFVDFDMLGHVDPVTLDLQKPGLYSEIVWEARKQRALAGQRAPLDWIVLRNRLASVEARNRKRVDDRLMALSKRVGFRTGPGLRDRVVYRELFPFGLTVADLSAKVRPVPVSLSHVSTRQELRALLHAVGLSQWTGEELLAAE; this is translated from the coding sequence ATGGCTAACGCGCAGCCACACGTCATCGTCATCGGCAACGAGAAGGGCGGGGCGGGCAAGTCGACGATCGCCGTCCACCTGACCACCGGCCTGCTGCACGGCGGGGCCAGGGTCGCGGTGATCGACCTCGACCTGCGGCAATCCTCGATGGCCCGCTTCTTCGCCAGCCGGGCGGCCTGGATCGCCTCCCAGAGCGAGGATGTCGGCCTGCCGCAGCCCCTGGCGCGGCATCCGTCCGAGGACGGCGTCGCCCTGGCCAAGGCGTCGGCGGAAGAGCAGATGGCGGCCTTCGACGCGGCCTTCGAGCGCGCCCGCGCCGACGCCGAGTTCGTGATCATCGACACCCCCGGCGGCGACACCCCGCTGTCCCGCGCCGCCCACGCCCGGGCGGACCTGATCGTCACGCCGATGAACGACAGCTTCGTCGACTTCGACATGCTCGGGCACGTCGATCCGGTCACCCTCGATCTGCAGAAGCCCGGCCTCTATTCCGAGATCGTCTGGGAAGCCCGCAAGCAGCGGGCGTTGGCCGGCCAGCGCGCGCCGCTGGACTGGATCGTGCTGCGCAACCGCCTCGCCAGCGTCGAGGCCCGCAATCGCAAGCGCGTGGACGACCGGCTGATGGCCCTGTCCAAGCGGGTCGGCTTCCGCACGGGGCCCGGTCTGCGCGACCGGGTCGTCTACCGCGAGCTGTTCCCGTTCGGGCTCACGGTCGCCGATCTGTCGGCCAAGGTGCGTCCGGTGCCGGTATCGCTGAGCCACGTCTCGACCCGCCAGGAGCTGCGCGCCCTGCTGCACGCCGTCGGCCTGTCGCAATGGACTGGCGAAGAGCTGCTCGCCGCGGAGTGA
- a CDS encoding J domain-containing protein: MIYVLLGIAVFAALVWAGRRARPFLLKRELRIVTSVVGMAVLAAGGFAALRGGYVVGAVLGAIGLGLVVSSRTGLANEAPGAPPPDAALAEARDILGVGPRASREEIQAAYARLIRAVHPDKGGSSGLAARLNAARDTLLKR; encoded by the coding sequence ATGATCTACGTCCTTCTCGGGATCGCCGTGTTCGCGGCGCTGGTCTGGGCCGGCCGCCGCGCGCGGCCGTTCCTGCTCAAGCGCGAGCTGCGCATCGTCACCAGCGTGGTGGGGATGGCGGTCCTGGCAGCCGGCGGCTTCGCGGCCCTGCGGGGCGGCTATGTGGTCGGCGCGGTCCTGGGGGCGATCGGGCTGGGGCTGGTGGTGTCGAGCCGCACGGGGCTGGCGAATGAGGCCCCCGGCGCGCCGCCGCCGGACGCGGCCCTGGCCGAGGCGCGCGACATCCTCGGCGTCGGCCCCCGGGCCAGCCGCGAGGAGATCCAGGCCGCCTACGCTCGCCTGATCCGCGCCGTGCATCCGGACAAGGGCGGCAGCAGCGGCCTGGCCGCGCGACTGAACGCGGCCAGGGATACGCTGCTCAAGCGGTAG
- a CDS encoding SPOR domain-containing protein: MFLGSNDGRSMFQAARRAFFALALAAFATAGVAAPGVALAQVPYLSLKPTPATETKYAAIVVDANTGEVLYAKRADSPRYPASITKVMTMYLAFEALAEGRIRSTDLITVSSRAASQPPTKLGVAAGDTVTVDDALKALATRSANDMAVAVAEHIAGSEQRFAALMTLRGQELGMTNTRFVNASGLPDSRQVSSARDIAIMSRAVMRDFPQYYGYFSMKSFDFRGQTIRNHNRLMGQFAGMDGLKTGYINASGFNLAASAVRDGRRLIAVVLGGRSTSSRDDHVEDLLLTGFDVLKRRSLGENITVAQSMFEPTEGPIDRPSTAQGDGEQDGLRVVLTEGPALRGPLTIQRSMQPVANPAERAAPATPTKKTAAAPKKPKGQYVVQAGAFKSKSQAREQLALIKKRFGAAFRDSEPAVGDPSGGFYRVRFEGMTADAAKSACQTLKAKKQACMVIAP, translated from the coding sequence ATGTTCCTTGGTTCTAACGACGGACGCAGCATGTTCCAGGCCGCCCGCCGCGCGTTTTTCGCACTTGCCCTCGCCGCCTTCGCGACTGCGGGGGTCGCCGCTCCAGGCGTCGCCCTGGCCCAGGTGCCCTACCTCTCGCTCAAACCGACGCCCGCGACCGAGACCAAGTACGCGGCGATCGTGGTCGACGCCAACACCGGCGAGGTGCTCTACGCCAAGCGCGCCGACAGTCCGCGCTATCCGGCCTCGATCACCAAGGTCATGACCATGTACCTGGCCTTCGAAGCGTTGGCCGAGGGTCGCATCCGGTCGACCGACCTGATCACCGTCTCCTCCCGCGCCGCCTCGCAGCCGCCGACCAAGCTCGGCGTCGCCGCCGGCGACACGGTCACGGTCGACGACGCGCTCAAGGCCCTGGCCACCCGCTCGGCCAACGACATGGCCGTCGCCGTCGCCGAGCACATCGCCGGCAGCGAGCAGCGCTTCGCCGCGCTCATGACCCTGCGGGGCCAGGAGCTGGGCATGACCAACACCCGCTTCGTGAACGCCTCCGGCCTGCCCGACAGCCGCCAGGTGTCCAGCGCCCGCGACATCGCCATCATGTCGCGCGCCGTGATGCGCGATTTCCCGCAGTACTACGGCTACTTCTCGATGAAGTCGTTCGACTTCCGCGGCCAGACCATCCGCAACCACAACCGCCTCATGGGCCAGTTCGCCGGCATGGACGGCCTGAAGACCGGCTACATCAACGCCTCGGGCTTCAACCTCGCCGCCTCGGCGGTGCGCGACGGTCGTCGGCTGATCGCCGTGGTTCTCGGCGGCCGCTCGACCTCCAGCCGCGACGATCACGTCGAGGATCTGCTGCTGACCGGCTTCGACGTGCTGAAGCGCCGCTCGCTGGGCGAGAACATTACGGTCGCCCAGTCGATGTTCGAACCGACCGAAGGCCCCATCGACCGCCCCTCCACCGCTCAGGGCGACGGCGAGCAGGACGGCCTGCGCGTGGTGCTGACCGAGGGCCCGGCCCTGCGCGGCCCCCTCACCATTCAGCGCAGCATGCAGCCGGTGGCCAACCCGGCCGAGCGCGCCGCTCCGGCGACGCCGACCAAGAAGACGGCGGCGGCGCCGAAGAAGCCCAAGGGCCAGTACGTGGTCCAGGCTGGCGCCTTCAAGTCGAAGTCCCAGGCCCGCGAGCAGCTGGCTCTGATCAAGAAGCGCTTCGGCGCGGCCTTCCGCGACTCCGAGCCGGCGGTCGGCGATCCGTCCGGCGGCTTCTACCGCGTGCGCTTCGAAGGCATGACCGCCGACGCCGCCAAGTCCGCCTGCCAGACCCTCAAGGCCAAGAAGCAGGCCTGTATGGTGATCGCGCCCTAG
- a CDS encoding phasin family protein, which translates to MATTGAETLKTTVEQFATAGNQAFKDNVEKSLATLNELNAHSKKNLEAVVASVTAATKGAEALGAQAMAYSKKSVEDQVAAAKALAGAKSVQEAVELQTAFVKTSLEAYLAEVGKWGETVAASVKDSVKPLNERVTATVEKLQAAK; encoded by the coding sequence ATGGCCACCACCGGCGCCGAGACCCTCAAGACCACGGTCGAGCAGTTCGCCACCGCGGGCAATCAAGCGTTCAAGGACAACGTCGAGAAGTCGCTGGCGACCCTCAACGAACTGAACGCCCACTCGAAGAAGAACCTCGAAGCCGTCGTGGCTTCGGTCACCGCCGCCACCAAGGGCGCTGAAGCCCTGGGCGCGCAGGCGATGGCCTACTCGAAGAAGTCCGTCGAGGACCAGGTCGCGGCCGCCAAGGCCCTGGCCGGCGCCAAGTCGGTGCAGGAAGCCGTCGAGCTCCAGACCGCCTTCGTGAAGACCTCGCTGGAAGCCTACCTGGCCGAAGTCGGCAAGTGGGGCGAAACCGTCGCCGCGTCCGTGAAGGACTCGGTGAAGCCGCTGAACGAACGCGTCACCGCGACCGTCGAGAAGCTGCAAGCCGCGAAGTAA
- a CDS encoding RidA family protein, giving the protein MSKVEQRLAAAGITLPDPVAPIANYVPFVRIGDLIHISGQVSLDASGGVTGIVGQGVDLETAQRAARLCGINLIAQMRAACDGDLDRVKRVVKLGGFVQSGPDFYDIPSVVNGCSDLMVEAFGEAGRHARSAVGVYRLPRNFAVEVDAVVEIA; this is encoded by the coding sequence ATGTCCAAAGTCGAACAACGCCTCGCCGCCGCCGGCATCACGCTTCCCGATCCGGTCGCTCCCATCGCCAACTATGTGCCCTTCGTGCGCATCGGCGATCTGATCCACATTTCCGGCCAGGTGTCGCTGGACGCCTCGGGCGGCGTCACCGGCATCGTCGGCCAGGGCGTAGACCTGGAGACGGCCCAGCGCGCCGCCCGCCTGTGCGGGATCAATCTGATCGCCCAGATGCGCGCCGCCTGCGACGGCGACCTCGACCGCGTGAAGCGGGTCGTGAAACTCGGAGGCTTCGTCCAGTCGGGACCGGACTTCTACGACATCCCCAGCGTCGTGAACGGCTGCTCGGACCTGATGGTCGAGGCGTTCGGCGAGGCCGGCCGCCATGCTCGTTCGGCCGTGGGCGTCTATCGCCTGCCGCGCAACTTCGCGGTCGAGGTCGACGCGGTGGTGGAGATCGCGTGA
- a CDS encoding glycerophosphodiester phosphodiesterase family protein, which produces MKHRPRPDVSEFGEAWELLFGPAIAHRGLWSPDGAPENSLAAFQAACVGGYGIELDVQLSADGEAVVFHDWTLERLTGAEGRLTDRSLHDLRELRLAGTEEGIPTLAEVLVEVGHRAMIHIELKTPFGEVGALERRVSDVLLDHNGPTCVIGFNPYSHAWFADHQPHILRGLDSYAWNDESAMKLSPEIRKSLANLEQVSIARPDFLALDARTLPSDRAAGFRDEGMPVVAWTVRSEDEWLRLKPHCDNLIFEGFSA; this is translated from the coding sequence ATGAAACACCGGCCTCGCCCCGACGTCAGCGAATTCGGCGAGGCCTGGGAGCTGCTGTTCGGGCCGGCCATCGCCCATCGCGGTCTGTGGTCGCCGGACGGCGCGCCGGAGAACAGCCTGGCCGCCTTCCAGGCCGCCTGCGTCGGCGGCTACGGCATCGAGCTGGACGTCCAGCTCAGCGCCGACGGCGAGGCGGTCGTCTTCCATGACTGGACCCTGGAGCGTCTGACCGGCGCCGAGGGGCGGCTGACCGACCGCTCGCTGCACGACCTGCGCGAGCTGCGCCTCGCCGGGACGGAGGAGGGGATCCCGACCCTGGCCGAGGTGCTGGTCGAGGTCGGCCACCGGGCGATGATTCATATCGAGTTGAAGACGCCGTTCGGCGAGGTCGGGGCCCTGGAAAGACGGGTCAGCGACGTGCTGCTCGACCACAACGGCCCGACCTGCGTGATCGGCTTCAATCCCTACAGCCACGCCTGGTTCGCCGACCACCAGCCGCACATCCTGCGCGGGCTGGACAGCTACGCCTGGAACGACGAGAGCGCGATGAAGCTGTCGCCGGAGATCCGCAAATCGCTGGCCAACCTGGAGCAGGTCTCGATCGCCCGGCCGGACTTCCTGGCCCTGGACGCCCGCACCCTGCCGTCCGACCGCGCCGCCGGCTTCCGCGACGAGGGCATGCCGGTGGTGGCCTGGACCGTGCGGTCGGAAGACGAGTGGCTGAGGCTGAAGCCCCACTGCGACAACCTGATCTTCGAAGGCTTCTCGGCCTAG
- a CDS encoding GNAT family N-acetyltransferase: MSPALKPAVRVHRQIAEVERASWDACAPIGVGYNPFVSFDFLDALEQSGSACDAAGWAPHHLTVEDEAGRVAAAMPLYLKSHSQGEYVFDWSWADAYERAGGRYYPKLQCASPFSPVTGPRLLVRPDIDPIEGRQTLLGGALTLCQRLGASGLHVTFPAREDWRFLGDAGLLPRQDQQYHWFNNGYATFDDFLAALSSGRRKTIRRERREAQAAVDEIVALTGAELTPAHWDAFFDFYQDTGGRKWGQPYLTRAFFTQLHERMADRVLLILARKAGRWVAGALNLIGGDCLYGRHWGCVEDVPFLHFELCYYQAIEHGIRLGLPRVEAGAQGQHKIARGYLPAEVYSAHWIADPGLREPVRRYLDQERLAVRQEMDWLAEEFSPFRQG; encoded by the coding sequence GTGAGTCCCGCCCTCAAGCCCGCCGTTCGCGTCCATCGCCAGATCGCCGAGGTGGAGCGGGCGTCATGGGACGCCTGCGCGCCGATCGGCGTCGGCTACAACCCCTTTGTTTCCTTCGACTTCTTGGATGCGTTGGAGCAGTCGGGCAGCGCCTGCGACGCCGCCGGCTGGGCGCCGCACCATCTTACGGTCGAGGACGAGGCCGGCCGGGTCGCCGCCGCCATGCCGCTCTACCTGAAGAGCCACAGCCAGGGAGAGTACGTGTTCGACTGGTCCTGGGCCGACGCCTACGAGCGGGCCGGGGGGCGGTACTATCCCAAGCTCCAGTGCGCCTCGCCGTTCTCGCCGGTGACGGGGCCGCGGCTGCTGGTGCGGCCGGACATCGACCCGATCGAAGGTCGCCAGACCCTGCTCGGCGGGGCGTTGACCCTGTGCCAGCGGCTCGGCGCTTCCGGCCTGCACGTGACCTTCCCGGCCCGCGAGGACTGGCGGTTCCTGGGCGACGCCGGCCTGCTGCCGCGCCAGGACCAGCAGTACCACTGGTTCAACAACGGCTACGCGACCTTCGACGACTTTCTGGCCGCCCTCTCGTCCGGGCGGCGCAAGACCATCCGGCGCGAGCGGCGGGAGGCCCAGGCGGCGGTCGACGAGATCGTGGCGCTGACCGGGGCAGAGCTGACGCCGGCGCACTGGGACGCCTTCTTCGACTTCTACCAGGACACCGGCGGGCGAAAGTGGGGGCAGCCCTATCTGACCCGGGCCTTCTTCACCCAGCTGCACGAACGGATGGCGGACCGGGTGCTGCTGATCCTGGCCCGCAAGGCCGGCCGCTGGGTCGCCGGGGCGCTGAACCTGATCGGCGGCGACTGCCTGTACGGCCGCCACTGGGGCTGCGTCGAGGACGTGCCCTTCCTGCATTTCGAGCTCTGCTACTATCAGGCCATCGAGCACGGCATCCGGCTGGGCCTGCCGCGCGTGGAGGCCGGCGCCCAGGGGCAGCACAAGATCGCCCGCGGCTATCTGCCGGCCGAGGTCTACAGCGCCCACTGGATCGCCGACCCGGGCCTGCGCGAACCGGTGCGCCGCTACCTGGACCAGGAACGGCTCGCCGTCCGGCAGGAGATGGACTGGCTGGCCGAGGAATTCTCGCCCTTCCGCCAAGGTTGA
- a CDS encoding alpha/beta fold hydrolase yields MTYETDRRILLGSAAAFAAGLAGAGRGNAMQKTSGTGGYAEVDGLRVYYELHGGSPTGGTTPMVLIGGGLQTIETDLAKTVIPRLSAARPVIAIEPQAHGHTGDREGAPISLDRMADDVAGVLAHLGVAKAHLCGFSLGGMICTAVAIRHPKIAASLSALAVSYSLDGYQPELAKLQKDPTHVPSPELAALLPTEEDFKAWSESYARNNPKPDSFMASVERVNAMLTGWTGWTPKQLGAIAAPTLLAIGDNDFVRIEHAAEMKAMIPGAWLAVLPHSTHMRLLDRIDWLAPMIEERIAAA; encoded by the coding sequence ATGACCTACGAAACCGATCGCAGGATCCTGCTGGGTTCGGCCGCGGCGTTCGCCGCGGGCCTGGCCGGCGCGGGAAGGGGAAACGCCATGCAGAAGACGAGCGGAACGGGCGGCTACGCCGAGGTCGACGGCCTGCGGGTCTATTACGAGTTGCACGGCGGATCGCCGACCGGCGGCACCACGCCGATGGTCCTGATCGGCGGCGGGCTGCAGACCATCGAGACCGACCTGGCCAAGACGGTCATTCCGCGCCTGTCGGCGGCGCGGCCGGTGATCGCCATCGAGCCCCAGGCCCACGGCCATACGGGCGACCGTGAGGGGGCGCCGATCTCGCTGGACCGAATGGCGGACGATGTCGCCGGGGTCCTGGCGCACCTCGGCGTCGCCAAGGCCCACCTGTGCGGTTTCAGCCTGGGCGGGATGATCTGCACCGCCGTCGCCATCCGCCATCCGAAGATCGCCGCCAGCCTCTCGGCGCTGGCCGTCAGCTACAGCCTCGACGGCTATCAGCCGGAGCTGGCCAAGCTGCAGAAGGACCCGACCCACGTTCCGTCGCCGGAGTTGGCGGCCCTGCTGCCGACCGAAGAGGATTTCAAGGCGTGGTCGGAGAGCTACGCCCGCAACAACCCCAAGCCGGACAGCTTCATGGCCTCGGTCGAACGGGTGAACGCCATGCTGACGGGCTGGACGGGCTGGACGCCGAAGCAGCTCGGCGCGATCGCCGCGCCGACGCTGCTGGCCATCGGCGACAACGACTTCGTCCGCATCGAGCACGCCGCCGAGATGAAGGCGATGATCCCCGGCGCCTGGCTGGCCGTCCTGCCGCACAGCACGCACATGCGTCTTCTGGACCGGATCGACTGGCTGGCCCCGATGATCGAAGAGCGCATTGCAGCGGCCTAG
- a CDS encoding DUF4287 domain-containing protein has translation MGEHLTERQKKWFASVQASLERDTGKSLDEWVAIAKTCPETTSGKQATWLREQHGLGINRAAYVLSVAFPSSLGWDDADGLRAALWKDPASAAVFEAVEAAVKAYPGLVTGQRKGFSAWSHEFQFAAVRPIRGGRARLGLAVAPAADPRLEPAGKEGWSERLKAAVTLESPDQVDAALKALLKQAWDNS, from the coding sequence TTGGGCGAGCATCTCACCGAACGGCAGAAGAAGTGGTTCGCTTCCGTCCAGGCCAGCCTGGAGCGCGACACCGGCAAGTCGCTCGACGAATGGGTGGCCATCGCCAAGACCTGCCCGGAGACGACGTCCGGCAAACAGGCGACCTGGCTGCGTGAGCAGCACGGCCTCGGGATCAACCGCGCCGCCTATGTCCTGTCGGTCGCCTTCCCCTCCTCGCTCGGCTGGGACGACGCCGACGGCCTGCGCGCGGCCCTGTGGAAGGACCCCGCCTCCGCGGCCGTCTTCGAGGCGGTCGAAGCGGCGGTGAAGGCCTACCCCGGCCTGGTCACCGGCCAGCGCAAGGGCTTCTCGGCCTGGTCGCACGAGTTCCAGTTCGCCGCCGTCCGGCCGATCAGGGGCGGCCGGGCGCGCCTGGGCCTGGCCGTCGCGCCCGCCGCCGACCCGCGCCTGGAGCCGGCCGGCAAGGAAGGCTGGTCCGAGCGTCTGAAGGCGGCGGTGACGCTTGAGAGCCCGGATCAGGTCGATGCGGCGCTGAAAGCCTTGCTGAAACAGGCTTGGGACAACAGCTAA
- a CDS encoding HIT family protein, with product MSLEGVYDDGNIFAKIIRGEAPSVKVYEDGDVLAFMDVFPQARGHLLVISKTDKARNLLEADPAALAKVVAITQKLTRAVTAALKPDGVIVSQFNGAPAGQTVYHLHFHIIPRWEGTPLGRHAEGMADVEELTALAAQISAKLDA from the coding sequence ATGAGCCTCGAGGGCGTCTACGACGACGGCAACATCTTCGCGAAGATCATCCGGGGCGAGGCGCCCAGCGTGAAGGTCTACGAGGACGGCGACGTTCTGGCCTTCATGGACGTTTTCCCGCAGGCGAGGGGGCATCTTCTGGTGATCTCCAAGACGGACAAGGCCCGCAATCTGCTGGAGGCCGATCCCGCCGCTCTGGCAAAGGTCGTGGCCATCACCCAGAAGCTGACCCGCGCGGTGACCGCCGCGCTCAAGCCGGACGGCGTCATCGTCAGCCAGTTCAACGGCGCCCCGGCGGGGCAGACGGTCTATCACCTGCACTTCCACATCATCCCGCGCTGGGAGGGGACGCCGCTGGGCCGCCACGCCGAAGGCATGGCGGACGTCGAGGAGTTGACGGCCCTGGCGGCGCAGATCTCCGCCAAGCTGGACGCGTGA
- a CDS encoding aldo/keto reductase family protein, translating into MKQRKLGASDLMVSEISLGSWLTYGVGVEADNARACVDRAFGLGINFIDTANVYGRGAAETVLGEALAGRPRDRYVLATKLWGRMSDHDQGLSRTQVHKQIDASLKRLRTDYVDLYQCHRYDPDTPLEETMEALSEVVKAGKARWIGFSEWSPDQIEAAFAIPGVERFVSSQPQYSILWRRPEKAVIPVCRAHDVSQIVWSPLAQGVLTGKYDPDAAPPADSRAASDAMNTAISGWMRREVLEAVQRMKPLAAEAGCTLAQFALAWVLREPNVASAIVGASRPSQLDDNAAAVDLDIDPALFAQAEAIADAIPRARA; encoded by the coding sequence ATGAAGCAACGCAAGCTCGGCGCCAGCGACCTGATGGTCTCGGAAATCTCGCTCGGATCCTGGCTGACCTACGGCGTCGGGGTCGAGGCGGACAACGCCCGCGCCTGCGTCGACCGAGCCTTCGGCCTGGGGATCAACTTCATCGACACGGCCAACGTCTACGGACGCGGCGCGGCCGAGACGGTCCTGGGCGAGGCGCTGGCGGGGCGACCGCGGGACCGCTACGTCCTGGCCACCAAGCTCTGGGGCCGGATGAGCGATCACGATCAGGGCCTGTCCCGGACCCAGGTCCACAAGCAGATCGACGCCTCCCTGAAGCGGCTGCGCACTGACTATGTCGACCTCTATCAATGTCACCGCTACGACCCGGACACGCCCCTGGAAGAGACGATGGAGGCGTTGAGCGAGGTGGTGAAGGCCGGCAAGGCGCGCTGGATCGGCTTCAGCGAATGGTCGCCGGACCAGATCGAAGCCGCCTTCGCCATCCCCGGCGTCGAGCGGTTCGTCTCCAGCCAGCCGCAGTATTCGATCCTCTGGCGACGGCCGGAAAAGGCCGTCATCCCGGTCTGCAGGGCGCACGACGTGTCGCAGATCGTCTGGTCGCCGCTGGCCCAGGGCGTGCTGACCGGCAAGTACGACCCCGACGCCGCGCCGCCGGCCGACAGCCGCGCCGCCAGCGACGCCATGAACACCGCCATCAGCGGCTGGATGCGCCGCGAGGTGCTGGAGGCCGTGCAGCGCATGAAGCCGCTGGCCGCCGAAGCGGGCTGCACCCTCGCCCAGTTCGCCCTGGCCTGGGTCCTGCGCGAGCCGAACGTCGCCTCGGCCATCGTCGGCGCCAGCCGGCCGTCGCAACTGGACGACAACGCCGCGGCCGTCGACCTGGACATCGACCCGGCCCTGTTCGCCCAGGCCGAAGCCATCGCCGACGCCATCCCGCGGGCGCGGGCCTAG